GAACAGGTTGCTCGAGATCTGGTGGATTTTTCGTTTAAAAATAGAGCTACCAATTCGCTGGGTTTTTGCTTACTAGGTGGTGAACCTTTATTAAATATGAAGGCAGTTAAAGCCTTGGTTTCCTATGCTCGCGAAAAAGGGCAACAAGAAGGAGTTATTGTTGAATTTCTTTTAACTACAAATGGCACTCCTGTATCCCCCAATACTATGCAGTATTTTAAAGATAATGATGTTGCAATTAGATTAAGTGTTGATGGAACAAGAGAAATTCATGATCATTATAGACCTACCAAAAAAGGAAAACCCACATTTGACATGGTTAATAATACCTTTGGTAAGAGTATGAAAGATAGTGGTGTTGATTACTCGGTACGTGCGACTCTTTTTGGTCCATATGGCGAGTCCATTCAAGAACAAGTAAGAACATTATTTGAAGATTATAACTATGAAAATGTAAAGGTTGACTTTATTTGGGGAGTTGAGGGTACCCCTGGATTAATTACAGAGCAGAATATTGATTCAGTGTATAAAGGTATTGATACCCTTGGGAGTTGGTTTAAAGATAAGGTGATGAATAAGGAATTAAATTGGTATGATTTAGAACCTTTTTCAAAGTATATTGGTCGCATCAGAAAAGTACCTAAAGTATCTCCTCTATTTAACACTGATGACATTAAAAGCAACTATGTGGGTGGCTCAATACTAGAAAATAATGGAGTTGAATGTGGTGCAGGTATTAATGTTATCTCCATCTCGGCAAATGGCGATATTTATTCCTGCCATCGTACTGAGGGCAAAAAAGAATTTAAAATGGGCTCTATTTATGAAGGCGTATCTATGCAACACTTAGATTATTGGGGTACGCATTGGCGCCTTGAAGATGAAAATGCAGATTGTAGTAAATGTTGGGCGCGTTATATCTGCATTGGTGGCTGCCCAGCATTTGGATTTGATAAACACAAGGATCCTATGAAGTGTGATAGAGTCAAGTGTAATGTACGACGTCAATTTATTGCAAACTCCGTGATTTTAAATCATGAGATGAAAAAGATCGAGAAAGAGCAAGGCATATCACTAGACCCACCCGCAAAAAGTTGTAATGTTAACAAGAACTGTAAAAATTGCACGGAATGAAAAAAATCGTCAGGGGGGAAGCACTTGGAAGAGATTGCAGCTTCAAGTAATCGATTGGGTTATGTATGGGTATTGTTTACAGGTGAGTTTTTATTAAGGTTTGCATTTTGGACTATACAATCCACAATAATACTTTATTTCTCACGGATTAGTGGCATTAATTTGAATTCAGCTTATGCAATATTTGGCTCGTTTACAGCGTTATCATTCATAATGCCTATATTAGGGGGATTGTTTAGGAATATCACCGGGATTGGTTTTAGAATATTGGTTATATCAGGGCTATGGGTTGTCTTGCTGGGTGCAATTCTTTTAGTCCTACAACTGAATATGGGTTTAACCTATTTAGGTTTAACAGCAATAGCGGTAGGTGCTGGTTTATACCTGCCCAATGCGACTTTATATTTAGGGGAATTATTTACTGATCAAGATAAGAAAAAAATTCGTGGCTTTGCCTTCATTTATTTAAGCAGCAATATCGCAGGCGTTACTGCTCCAATTATAAGCGGAATTATCATCCAGCATTATAATTGGGCTTTTATTTTTATTCCTACTGTTCTTGGAATTTTGGTGTGGTTAGGGCTAGTATCTTTTACAAATTTTTTTCCTAAAAAAGATGATACATTGAAAATTAATTTGAGAAGCAAGATTTTGTTTTTAGGTCTTTTATTGTCCATGTTTGTATTTTGCTATTGTGATCTTGTATTCGCTAAATTAATGTCTTCATCAATACCCTTCATAGTTATTTTTTTTATCATATTACTCATATATATCATCTCAAAATCTCAAACTAAGCATAAAATTAACCTTATTAGGTTATTATTATTGAGTCTGTTAGTGATCGTCTATTATGCATTTCTTTATCAATTACAGAGCTCGTTGTTAGTTTTTATCAAAAACTATGTTAATTTGGATTTTTATTCTTATTCCTTACCGGCTAATGTATTTGTTTCGTTTGAGCCAGCTATTATTATTTTAATATTCCCTATTGTGATGAGATTTCTTAACAAAATAGTAAGGCAAGATCATTACCTTAGTAATCCAACTGGAATTATAGTTGTGGGTGGAATGACAGGGGCAATCAGTTTTCTTGTTTTTTACTTAATCATTACTTTTAATATTTACACCTTACATTCTGCTCTTGGGATTTTATTTGTCGGGACCATAGGTTTAGCGATAGGAGATTTAATGATCCTACCCGCTTTTAATGTTGCTATTGTTACTTATTCGCCACTAGAATTAAAAGGTCTCATTGTTGGCTTGTCTTCACTTCCTTTTGCCTTCTCTGGTTATCTATCTTCACAAATAGCCAGGATAATCCAACTAGAACCGCACAGCACTGTTTCTAATCTTAGCAAATTTTCTGTAGCCTATTTGTATATGTTTTTATTTTTAATAGTATTTTCGTCCATGATAGGATTTATAGTTTTTTCAATAAAGCAAAAGTTTAACAGAATAGAACAGGTGTTAATATGAAAATTATCGCTTACTTTGAGGGGGAATATAATCCATATAGAGGTAAATTCCTAAATGCGATCAGGCGCTATAAAAAAGACTGCTTGATAGGAGTTGTATCCTATATGCCCTCTAACACATTACAAAATTACCTTCATGAACATAACATTAATTTATTTACATCGTTAGAACAAATTAAGGATAGTTTTACACATTTTGTGATCACCTTATTAGATTTTAATCATCTAACTGAAATGTATAACATATGTAACGGGATAGAGAATTTACTGGCCTTTAGTAGAAATAAACATATCAGAATTGTAAACGGCACTTTTAGATATTTAGGAGATTATTTTCCTGGCTATGCTGATCTTATATGGGATATTAGAAAAATTGATCCAGAATACCAACCAGAATATTTTAAAGATGAATTAAGGCATAAAAACGCTCAATTAAGAATTTTGACGGTTGGTACTGACAGTAATATAGGGAAAATGACAGTTGGCTTAGAGTTAGAAAGAGTGCTTTGTAAGAAAAATTATGATGTGAA
The genomic region above belongs to Gammaproteobacteria bacterium and contains:
- a CDS encoding radical SAM protein, which translates into the protein MNKVNISRLFFNNRHAALFEIEQQKPVLFDVVTSSTYELTLDEAEKIKQMNNLEETLKQSFVEKHLSRLNGFISQGLLFGPDYRRQRPKYEKRLMLQDVVVQIAYTCNFACTYCYADEGEYGGGKAYTMTEQVARDLVDFSFKNRATNSLGFCLLGGEPLLNMKAVKALVSYAREKGQQEGVIVEFLLTTNGTPVSPNTMQYFKDNDVAIRLSVDGTREIHDHYRPTKKGKPTFDMVNNTFGKSMKDSGVDYSVRATLFGPYGESIQEQVRTLFEDYNYENVKVDFIWGVEGTPGLITEQNIDSVYKGIDTLGSWFKDKVMNKELNWYDLEPFSKYIGRIRKVPKVSPLFNTDDIKSNYVGGSILENNGVECGAGINVISISANGDIYSCHRTEGKKEFKMGSIYEGVSMQHLDYWGTHWRLEDENADCSKCWARYICIGGCPAFGFDKHKDPMKCDRVKCNVRRQFIANSVILNHEMKKIEKEQGISLDPPAKSCNVNKNCKNCTE
- a CDS encoding MFS transporter; translation: MEEIAASSNRLGYVWVLFTGEFLLRFAFWTIQSTIILYFSRISGINLNSAYAIFGSFTALSFIMPILGGLFRNITGIGFRILVISGLWVVLLGAILLVLQLNMGLTYLGLTAIAVGAGLYLPNATLYLGELFTDQDKKKIRGFAFIYLSSNIAGVTAPIISGIIIQHYNWAFIFIPTVLGILVWLGLVSFTNFFPKKDDTLKINLRSKILFLGLLLSMFVFCYCDLVFAKLMSSSIPFIVIFFIILLIYIISKSQTKHKINLIRLLLLSLLVIVYYAFLYQLQSSLLVFIKNYVNLDFYSYSLPANVFVSFEPAIIILIFPIVMRFLNKIVRQDHYLSNPTGIIVVGGMTGAISFLVFYLIITFNIYTLHSALGILFVGTIGLAIGDLMILPAFNVAIVTYSPLELKGLIVGLSSLPFAFSGYLSSQIARIIQLEPHSTVSNLSKFSVAYLYMFLFLIVFSSMIGFIVFSIKQKFNRIEQVLI
- a CDS encoding DUF1611 domain-containing protein; this encodes MKIIAYFEGEYNPYRGKFLNAIRRYKKDCLIGVVSYMPSNTLQNYLHEHNINLFTSLEQIKDSFTHFVITLLDFNHLTEMYNICNGIENLLAFSRNKHIRIVNGTFRYLGDYFPGYADLIWDIRKIDPEYQPEYFKDELRHKNAQLRILTVGTDSNIGKMTVGLELERVLCKKNYDVKFIATGQIGIFLKGEGISLDSTIIDFSRGMLEEHILNYDNEILIIEGQGSIFHPVFFGTATTLLNGAAPHLMIMCSRMGQKYNRTVPDWPIPVYPEAIKKTEEVARKVIPDSKIIAMTVNTSEINHDEAALFELQQLEYQLELPVSDAVRFGVDKLTLAIEKVFENKIRSVYNSTLPT